The Apium graveolens cultivar Ventura chromosome 6, ASM990537v1, whole genome shotgun sequence genome contains a region encoding:
- the LOC141664072 gene encoding acetyl-coenzyme A carboxylase carboxyl transferase subunit alpha, chloroplastic-like isoform X1 codes for MFVGLTLEMTTLSLLVGKYGRGRRNENFAFELRKYFGQEFVANELVTSSNCVWLRYLGCSRNGNRLRIAAAIRKGKKHDYPWPDNIDPHSTAGALTYLSSFKPLAEKPKPVTLDFEKPLVDLETKIIEISQMADDTGLDFSNQINALEGKYQQALTELYTHLTPIQRLNIARHPNRPTVLDHILNITDRWVELHGDRAGYDDPAIVTGIGRIDGRSYVMIGHQKGRNTKENIARNFAMPTPHGYRKALRMMKYADHHGFPIITFIDTPGAFADLRSEELGQGEAIAYNLRAMFGLKVPIISIVTGEGGSGGALAIGCANKLFMLENSAFYVASPEACAAILWKSSKAAPKAAEKLKITAQEHYKRKIADGIIPEPLGGAHADPKWTSQQIKHAITQAMEELTRMDTEELLHHRMLKYRSIGGFQEGIEVEAQRKRNMKLSEASTWNALDLESDIETLRKRIFEAKEPSDLNNDQAIEKLKKDLDHEMTKAFISMGMQDNIVSLKLELSRAPDRPPNQPLSPGLKEKADKIIQEFKQNLSKPGAYIRLKQKLLKLSTVDRFIEQRENAEKLKREINQKVPTSIKEKTELLKKAQEKLSTGQTLDNDMAEEVQKNKEEVMEFLKTSNLKIVGTAKKKDGIAAANMEKIVKLNKEISEEIKGAVNGTGIGKKIEELKAEVAIDSSSEKVKQLKAEIKEQIRAAMNAKKLQEKVENLRTELRSHKEVDIDGKTSVNHNGRV; via the exons ATG TTTGTAGGGCTGACACTTGAAATGACAACCCTATCACTACTAGTTGGAAAGTATGGAAGAGGAAGAAGAAATGAAAACTTTGCTTTTGAATTGCGTAAATACTTTGGCCAAGAGTTTGTAGCAAATGAATTGGTTACAAGTTCAAATTGTGTATGGTTGAGGTACTTGGGATGTTCAAGAAATGGAAATAGATTGCGAATCGCTGCAGCAATTAGGAAGGGTAAGAAGCATGACTACCCTTGGCCTGATAATATCGATCCACACAGCACTGCTGGAGCCTTGACTTACCTTTCCTCCTTCAAACCCTTGGCTGAAAAACCTAAACCAGTTACACTTGACTTTGAGAAGCCACTAGTAGACTTGGAGACAAAGATTATCGAG ATAAGCCAAATGGCTGATGATACCGGATTGGACTTCAGCAATCAGATTAATGCCTTGGAGGGAAAATATCAACAG GCTCTTACAGAACTATACACCCATTTGACACCTATTCAACGCCTTAACATTGCTCGACATCCAAACAGACCAACTGTTCTTGATCATATCTTAAACATCACCGATAGG TGGGTAGAACTCCATGGAGATCGTGCAGGCTATGATGATCCAGCCATAGTTACCGGCATTGGGCGAATAGATGGTAGAAGTTATGTAATGATAGGCCATCAGAAAGGTAGAAACACAAAGGAAAACATTGCTCGTAACTTTGCAATGCCAACTCCTCATGG GTACAGAAAGGCTTTGCGTATGATGAAATATGCTGATCATCATGGTTTTCCCATCATTACATTTATTGACACACCAGGCGCTTTTGCTGATCTAAGATCTGAGGAACTTGGTCAA GGGGAAGCAATTGCATATAATTTGAGAGCTATGTTTGGCCTGAAAGTACCAATAATATCAATTGTGACCGGTGAAGGTGGTTCAGGCGGTGCTCTTGCCATTGGTTGTGCCAATAAGTTATTTATGCTGGAAAATTCAGCATTCTATGTTGCAAG TCCCGAAGCCTGTGCTGCAATATTGTGGAAATCATCGAAGGCAGCTCCCAAG GCGGCTGAGAAACTGAAGATAACAGCTCAGGAACATTACAAGCGTAAAATTGCCGATGGCATCATTCCT GAACCCCTTGGTGGAGCACATGCTGACCCTAAATGGACATCTCAACAGATTAAACATGCCATCACCCAGGCGATGGAG GAATTGACGAGGATGGACACTGAAGAGTTACTGCATCATCGTATGCTTAAATACCGGTCTATTGGAGGTTTCCAAGAAGGTATTGAGGTAGAGGCCCAACGAAAACGCAACATGAAGTTATCTGAAGCTAGCACATGGAACGCTTTAGACTTAGAATCAGATATCGAGACTTTAAGGAAGAGAATTTTCGAGGCAAAGGAACCATCAGACCTTAATAATGACCAAGCCATTGAGAAACTCAAGAAAGATTTAGACCATGAAATGACAAAGGCATTCATTTCCATGGGAATGCAGGACAATATTGTATCACTTAAATTGGAGTTGTCTAGAGCCCCTGATCGTCCACCAAACCAGCCACTTAGCCCGGGATTAAAAGAGAAGGCAGACAAAATCATACAAGAATTCAAGCAGAATTTGTCAAAGCCTGGCGCATATATTAGATTAAAGCAAAAGCTCCTAAAGCTGAGCACAGTTGACAGGTTTATTGAGCAGAGAGAGAATGCTGAGAAGCTGAAAAGGGAAATTAATCAAAAAGTTCCCACTTCCATCAAAGAAAAAACTGAACTTCTGAAGAAAGCACAAGAAAAATTATCAACAGGCCAAACGTTAGATAATGACATGGCGGAAGAAGTTCAGAAAAATAAGGAAGAGGTAATGGAATTTCTAAAAACATCAAACTTGAAAATAGTAGGGACGGCCAAGAAAAAGGATGGCATTGCAGCAGCTAATATGGAAAAGATAGTAAAGTTGAATAAAGAGATCAGTGAGGAGATCAAAGGAGCTGTAAATGGAACAGGTATCGGTAAGAAAATAGAAGAGCTGAAAGCGGAAGTGGCAATAGACTCGAGTTCAGAAAAGGTGAAGCAGCTTAAAGCAGAGATCAAAGAACAGATCAGAGCTGCAATGAATGCTAAAAAATTGCAAGAAAAAGTTGAGAATTTGAGGACGGAGTTGAGATCACATAAAGAAGTAGATATTGATGGTAAAACTAGTGTTAATCACAATGGAAGAGTGTGA
- the LOC141664072 gene encoding acetyl-coenzyme A carboxylase carboxyl transferase subunit alpha, chloroplastic-like isoform X2: MTTLSLLVGKYGRGRRNENFAFELRKYFGQEFVANELVTSSNCVWLRYLGCSRNGNRLRIAAAIRKGKKHDYPWPDNIDPHSTAGALTYLSSFKPLAEKPKPVTLDFEKPLVDLETKIIEISQMADDTGLDFSNQINALEGKYQQALTELYTHLTPIQRLNIARHPNRPTVLDHILNITDRWVELHGDRAGYDDPAIVTGIGRIDGRSYVMIGHQKGRNTKENIARNFAMPTPHGYRKALRMMKYADHHGFPIITFIDTPGAFADLRSEELGQGEAIAYNLRAMFGLKVPIISIVTGEGGSGGALAIGCANKLFMLENSAFYVASPEACAAILWKSSKAAPKAAEKLKITAQEHYKRKIADGIIPEPLGGAHADPKWTSQQIKHAITQAMEELTRMDTEELLHHRMLKYRSIGGFQEGIEVEAQRKRNMKLSEASTWNALDLESDIETLRKRIFEAKEPSDLNNDQAIEKLKKDLDHEMTKAFISMGMQDNIVSLKLELSRAPDRPPNQPLSPGLKEKADKIIQEFKQNLSKPGAYIRLKQKLLKLSTVDRFIEQRENAEKLKREINQKVPTSIKEKTELLKKAQEKLSTGQTLDNDMAEEVQKNKEEVMEFLKTSNLKIVGTAKKKDGIAAANMEKIVKLNKEISEEIKGAVNGTGIGKKIEELKAEVAIDSSSEKVKQLKAEIKEQIRAAMNAKKLQEKVENLRTELRSHKEVDIDGKTSVNHNGRV; the protein is encoded by the exons ATGACAACCCTATCACTACTAGTTGGAAAGTATGGAAGAGGAAGAAGAAATGAAAACTTTGCTTTTGAATTGCGTAAATACTTTGGCCAAGAGTTTGTAGCAAATGAATTGGTTACAAGTTCAAATTGTGTATGGTTGAGGTACTTGGGATGTTCAAGAAATGGAAATAGATTGCGAATCGCTGCAGCAATTAGGAAGGGTAAGAAGCATGACTACCCTTGGCCTGATAATATCGATCCACACAGCACTGCTGGAGCCTTGACTTACCTTTCCTCCTTCAAACCCTTGGCTGAAAAACCTAAACCAGTTACACTTGACTTTGAGAAGCCACTAGTAGACTTGGAGACAAAGATTATCGAG ATAAGCCAAATGGCTGATGATACCGGATTGGACTTCAGCAATCAGATTAATGCCTTGGAGGGAAAATATCAACAG GCTCTTACAGAACTATACACCCATTTGACACCTATTCAACGCCTTAACATTGCTCGACATCCAAACAGACCAACTGTTCTTGATCATATCTTAAACATCACCGATAGG TGGGTAGAACTCCATGGAGATCGTGCAGGCTATGATGATCCAGCCATAGTTACCGGCATTGGGCGAATAGATGGTAGAAGTTATGTAATGATAGGCCATCAGAAAGGTAGAAACACAAAGGAAAACATTGCTCGTAACTTTGCAATGCCAACTCCTCATGG GTACAGAAAGGCTTTGCGTATGATGAAATATGCTGATCATCATGGTTTTCCCATCATTACATTTATTGACACACCAGGCGCTTTTGCTGATCTAAGATCTGAGGAACTTGGTCAA GGGGAAGCAATTGCATATAATTTGAGAGCTATGTTTGGCCTGAAAGTACCAATAATATCAATTGTGACCGGTGAAGGTGGTTCAGGCGGTGCTCTTGCCATTGGTTGTGCCAATAAGTTATTTATGCTGGAAAATTCAGCATTCTATGTTGCAAG TCCCGAAGCCTGTGCTGCAATATTGTGGAAATCATCGAAGGCAGCTCCCAAG GCGGCTGAGAAACTGAAGATAACAGCTCAGGAACATTACAAGCGTAAAATTGCCGATGGCATCATTCCT GAACCCCTTGGTGGAGCACATGCTGACCCTAAATGGACATCTCAACAGATTAAACATGCCATCACCCAGGCGATGGAG GAATTGACGAGGATGGACACTGAAGAGTTACTGCATCATCGTATGCTTAAATACCGGTCTATTGGAGGTTTCCAAGAAGGTATTGAGGTAGAGGCCCAACGAAAACGCAACATGAAGTTATCTGAAGCTAGCACATGGAACGCTTTAGACTTAGAATCAGATATCGAGACTTTAAGGAAGAGAATTTTCGAGGCAAAGGAACCATCAGACCTTAATAATGACCAAGCCATTGAGAAACTCAAGAAAGATTTAGACCATGAAATGACAAAGGCATTCATTTCCATGGGAATGCAGGACAATATTGTATCACTTAAATTGGAGTTGTCTAGAGCCCCTGATCGTCCACCAAACCAGCCACTTAGCCCGGGATTAAAAGAGAAGGCAGACAAAATCATACAAGAATTCAAGCAGAATTTGTCAAAGCCTGGCGCATATATTAGATTAAAGCAAAAGCTCCTAAAGCTGAGCACAGTTGACAGGTTTATTGAGCAGAGAGAGAATGCTGAGAAGCTGAAAAGGGAAATTAATCAAAAAGTTCCCACTTCCATCAAAGAAAAAACTGAACTTCTGAAGAAAGCACAAGAAAAATTATCAACAGGCCAAACGTTAGATAATGACATGGCGGAAGAAGTTCAGAAAAATAAGGAAGAGGTAATGGAATTTCTAAAAACATCAAACTTGAAAATAGTAGGGACGGCCAAGAAAAAGGATGGCATTGCAGCAGCTAATATGGAAAAGATAGTAAAGTTGAATAAAGAGATCAGTGAGGAGATCAAAGGAGCTGTAAATGGAACAGGTATCGGTAAGAAAATAGAAGAGCTGAAAGCGGAAGTGGCAATAGACTCGAGTTCAGAAAAGGTGAAGCAGCTTAAAGCAGAGATCAAAGAACAGATCAGAGCTGCAATGAATGCTAAAAAATTGCAAGAAAAAGTTGAGAATTTGAGGACGGAGTTGAGATCACATAAAGAAGTAGATATTGATGGTAAAACTAGTGTTAATCACAATGGAAGAGTGTGA
- the LOC141664073 gene encoding LIM domain-containing protein PLIM2b-like — protein sequence MAFTGTLDKCNACGKTVYFVELLTADGVTYHKSCFKCSHCKGTLVMSNYSSMDGTLYCKTHFDQLFKESGNFSKNFQTSKERQLTSTPTKLSSFFTGTQDRCTACHKTVYPLEKMTMEEEPFHKSCFKCALGGCPLTQSSYSSLNGILYCKHHFAQLFMEKGTYSHVIEASKFRSTVVQVFEDKEDQPEEE from the exons ATGGCCTTTACTGGAACTCTGGATAAATGCAATGCTTGTGGTAAGACGGTTTACTTTGTCGAATTATTAACTGCTGATGGAGTAACTTATCATAAGTCCTGCTTCAAATGTAGCCATTGCAAAGGAACTCTTGTG ATGAGCAACTACTCTTCTATGGATGGCACCCTTTACTGCAAAACTCATTTCGACCAACTTTTCAAGGAATCGGGCAATTTCAGCAAGAACTTCCAGACAT CAAAAGAGAGGCAACTG ACAAGTACCCCAACCAAGCTCTCATCTTTTTTCACGGGAACCCAAGATAGATGTACAGCATGTCACAAAACTGTATATCCTCTAGAGAAG ATGACAATGGAGGAAGAACCATTCCACAAATCATGTTTTAAGTGTGCTCTTGGAGGCTGTCCACTTACACAATCATCGTATTCATCTTTGAATGGCATTCTTTATTGCAAGCACCATTTTGCTCAACTTTTCATGGAGAAGGGAACCTACTCTCATGTCATTGAGGCTTCCAAGTTTAGAAGCACAGTCGTGCAGGTGTTCGAAGACAAGGAAGACCAACCAGAAGAAGAATAG
- the LOC141668262 gene encoding K(+) efflux antiporter 2, chloroplastic-like has product MDSACSFLQPTVICGGEGTSYSLLERLNWRTGYKCKAISNDRLKWKGRSTKWKKSVSCSTSEFDSFFGCYHLRKSSGFSFGYCVEMSRGVVRPFCQGNDSVAYIDGNGNGNGSRVDYGRNTDEESLTDRVDESTGGIGLVEEVGKSEEVEVPSLDDLREVLQKACKELEIARLNSSMFEEKAQRISEAAIALKDEAAVAWDDVNSALNDIQEIVNKEASTKEVVQAATMSLSLAKARLQVAGESLEITKKLTSCKEIITESNVENETVGDKLNLLREEEETFLSAQEEIKECRTALANCEMELMHLQSKKQELQQEVDRLTEVAEEAERDALKAEEDVANIMLLAEKAVAYELEAAKHVNDAEIVLQKAQRTLSVSPLSYSEGTTLQNESSQVSEGALIEEDKTERENSGDSIVDRDKKVQQDTASSVGEASSDSQFDFQGQRLKDSREFEDVDLENGKVSASRKETEEEAEKLKKMVQNKKSESHKDSNRDSSLFNAPKALLNKSSRFFPASFFSFAGDGTEFSPASFFHGLVKSGRKQLPKLVVGLLLAGSAVAFYATRNERVSQIFQQTDIMSTSIDEVSTNTKPLIRQLRKLPKKIKKLMDKLPHQEINEEEASLFDVLWLLLASVIFVPLFQKIPGGSPVLGYLTAGILIGPYGFSIIRNVHGTKAIAEFGVVFLMFNIGLELSVERLSSMKKYVFGLGSAQVLVTAMVVGMITHFVAGQAGPAALVIGNGLALSSTAVVLQVLQERGESTSRHGRATFSVLLFQDLAVVVLLILIPLISPNSSKGGVGFQAIAEALGLAGLKAVVAISAIIAGGRLLLRPIYKQIAENQNAEIFSANTLLVILGTSLLTARAGLSMALGAFLAGLLLAETEFSLQVESDIAPYRGLLLGLFFMTVGMSIDPKLLLSNFPVIMGTLGLLIGGKTLLVALIGKVFGVSIISAIRVGLLLAPGGEFAFVAFGEAVNQGIMSSQLSSLLYLVVGISMALTPWLAAGGQLIASRFEQHDVRSLLPVESETDDLQDHIILCGFGRVGQIIAQLLSERLIPFVALDVRSDRVSVGRALDLPVYFGDAGSREVLHKVGAERACAAAITLDTPGANYRTVWALNKYFPNVKTFVRAHDVDHGINLEKAGATAVVPETLEPSLQLAAAVLAQAKLPMSEITATINEFRSRHLSELTELCEASGSSLGYGYSRIMTKPKSPPLDLSDEDEVTEGTLAI; this is encoded by the exons ATGGACTCTGCGTGCAGTTTTTTGCAGCCCACAGTGATTTGTGGCGGTGAAGGTACTAGTTATAGCTTATTGGAGAGGTTAAATTGGAGGACGGGTTATAAGTGTAAAGCTATTAGCAATGACAGACTAAAGTGGAAAGGTCGATCCACAAAGTGGAAGAAATCGGTTTCTTGTAGTACAAGTGAGTTTGATAGTTTTTTTGGTTGCTATCATTTGCGGAAGAGTTCAGGGTTTAGTTTTGGTTATTGTGTTGAGATGTCGAGGGGAGTGGTTAGGCCTTTCTGTCAGGGGAATGATTCAGTTGCATATATTGATGGGAATGGGAATGGTAATGGTAGTAGAGTAGATTATGGTAGGAATACTGATGAGGAGAGTCTAACAGACAGGGTTGATGAGAGTACGGGAGGAATTGGTTTGGTTGAGGAAGTTGGAAAGAGTGAAGAAGTAGAAGTCCCGAGTTTAGATGATTTGAGGGAAGTGTTACAAAAGGCTTGTAAAGAACTGGAGATTGCACGGTTAAACAGTTCCATGTTTGAGGAAAAGGCGCAGAGGATATCAGAAGCTGCAATAGCATTGAAAGATGAAGCAGCCGTTGCATGGGATGACGTTAATTCTGCACTTAATGATATCCAAGAGATTGTAAATAAAGAGGCTAGCACAAAAGAAGTTGTTCAGGCTGCGACAATGTCCCTTTCTTTAGCAAAAGCAAGGCTTCAGGTGGCAGGGGAATCTTTGGAAATCACGAAAAAATTAACTTCTTGTAAGGAAATAATTACAGAAAGTAATGTGGAAAATGAAACTGTAGGagataaattaaatttattaagAGAAGAGGAAGAAACTTTCTTGTCTGCCCAGGAGGAAATTAAAGAGTGTCGAACTGCTTTAGCTAATTGCGAAATGGAGCTGATGCATTTGCAGAGCAAAAAACAAGAACTGCAGCAGGAAGTGGACAGGCTAACTGAGGTTGCAGAGGAAGCAGAAAGGGATGCTTTAAAAGCAGAGGAAGATGTTGCTAATATAATGCTTCTGGCTGAGAAAGCTGTTGCCTATGAACTCGAGGCTGCAAAACATGTAAATGATGCAGAAATTGTTCTACAGAAAGCTCAGAGAACTCTCTCGGTTTCCCCTCTAAGTTACTCAGAAGGTACAACACTACAAAATGAATCATCTCAGGTCAGTGAGGGCGCACTTATTGAGGAAGACAAGACGGAACGTGAAAATTCAGGTGATAGCATTGTTGATAGAGACAAAAAAGTACAGCAGGATACTGCCTCTTCAGTTGGTGAAGCCTCATCAGATAGCCAATTTGACTTCCAAGGGCAGAGACTTAAGGACTCTAGAGAATTTGAAGACGTTGACTTGGAGAATGGAAAAGTAAGTGCATCACGGAAAGAGACCGAAGAAGAAGCAGAAAAGTTAAAGAAAATGGTTCAAAATAAAAAATCGGAGTCACACAAGGATTCGAATCGGGACAGCTCGCTTTTTAATGCTCCAAAAGCATTGCTGAATAAATCTTCCCGTTTCTTCCCTGCATCATTCTTCTCGTTTGCTGGTGATGGGACTGAATTCTCTCCAGCTTCATTTTTTCACGGGCTTGTTAAGTCTGGAAGAAAGCAACTGCCTAAGCTGGTTGTTGGGTTGTTGCTTGCTGGATCAGC GGTTGCTTTCTATGCCACCCGCAATGAGAGGGTCAGTCAGATTTTCCAACAGACGGACATCATGTCTACTAGTATTGATGAAGTTTCAACAAATACGAAGCCTCTAATTCGACAATTGAGGAAATTACccaagaaaataaaaaaattaatggACAAGCTTCCCCATCAAGAG ATAAATGAGGAGGAAGCTTCTCTCTTTGACGTGTTGTGGTTACTTCTTGCAAGTGTTATATTTGTCCCTCTGTTCCAGAAAATCCCAGGAG GCAGTCCTGTTCTTGGCTATCTGACTGCTGGTATTTTGATTGGACCTTACGGTTTTTCGATTATTCGGAATGTACATGGAACAAAGGCTATTGCTGAATTTGGCGTCGTTTTTTTGATGTTTAATATTGGTCTTGAG CTCTCTGTCGAAAGACTAAGTTCCATGAAGAAATATGTATTTGGATTAGGCTCGGCTCAG GTCTTGGTAACTGCAATGGTGGTCGGTATGATTACTCATTTTGTTGCTGGACAGGCAGGTCCTGCGGCCCTTGTCATTGGAAATGGCTTGGCATTATCTTCTACTGCTGTTGTCCTCCAG GTACTGCAGGAAAGAGGAGAAAGCACATCACGTCATGGACGGGCTACGTTTTCAGTCTTACTTTTTCAG GATTTAGCTGTCGTGGTTTTGCTGATCCTCATTCCTCTGATTTCACCAAATTCATCTAAGGGAGGC GTTGGCTTTCAAGCAATTGCTGAAGCTCTTGGATTGGCAGGCCTCAAGGCTGTTGTTGCTATTAGTGCAATTATTGCTGGAGGACGCTTG TTGCTTCGCCCAATATACAAGCAAATTGCAGAGAATCAAAATGCGGAGATATTTTCCGCCAATACGCTCCTGGTTATTCTTGGTACAAGTCTGCTTACTGCGAGG gCTGGGCTTTCAATGGCATTGGGAGCATTTTTGGCTGGTTTGCTCCTTGCCGAGACTGAATTTTCTTTACAGGTGGAATCAGATATTGCTCCTTATCGTGGCCTTTTATTGGGTCTCTTCTTCATGACG GTGGGAATGTCAATTGATCCAAAACTTCTCCTTTCAAACTTTCCGGTTATTATGGGGACACTGGGACTATTAATTGGTGGAAAAACCCTATTGGTTGCTTTAATCGGAAAGGTTTTTGGTGTCTCCATTATATCTGCAATAAGAGTTGGTCTTCTACTTGCTCCAGGTGGAGAATTTGCATTTGTGGCTTTTGGTGAAGCTGTCAATCAG GGTATAATGTCTTCTCAGTTGTCATCTCTGCTGTATCTGGTTGTTGGAATCTCAATGGCGCTCACACCATGGTTAGCTGCTGGAGGCCAATTAATAGCTTCTCGTTTTGAGCAGCATGATGTCCGAAGTTTATTACCTGTAGAGAGTGAG acagatgatttacaagATCATATTATATTATGTGGATTTGGACGTGTCGGCCAG ATCATCGCTCAGCTTCTTTCTGAAAGGCTGATTCCTTTTGTTGCTCTTGATGTCAGGAG TGATCGAGTATCAGTTGGGCGTGCCCTTGACCTTCCCGTCTACTTTGGTGATGCTGGTAGTAGAGAG GTTCTGCATAAAGTTGGGGCTGAAAGGGCTTGTGCTGCAGCAATAACTTTAGATACTCCAGGTGCAAATTATAGAACTGTCTGGGCTCTGAACAAGTATTTTCCCAATGTGAAGACATTTGTGCGTGCTCATGATGTTGATCATGGGATTAATTTGGAAAAAGCTGGTGCAACAGCG GTTGTCCCAGAGACCTTAGAACCAAGCTTACAGCTGGCAGCTGCTGTTCTTGCACAA GCCAAACTTCCAATGTCTGAAATAACAGCAACAATCAATGAGTTTAGGTCCCGCCATCTATCTGAGCTTACTGAG TTGTGTGAAGCCAGCGGAAGCTCtcttggttatggttattctcGGATAATGACTAAACCTAAATCACCGCCATTGGATCTTTCGGATGAGGACGAAGTAACTGAAGGAACTCTAGCAATATAA